A genomic stretch from Coffea arabica cultivar ET-39 chromosome 10c, Coffea Arabica ET-39 HiFi, whole genome shotgun sequence includes:
- the LOC113712500 gene encoding probable cinnamyl alcohol dehydrogenase 6, whose product MAQTTPNHTQTVSGWAANDSSGKITPYVFKRRENGADDVTIEILYCGMCHTDIHHVKNDWGITMYPVVPGHEITGIITKVGSNVRKFKTGDKVGVGCLAATCLQCEFCKDSQENYCDEVQFTYNGIFWDGSITYGGYSKMLVADQRYVVRVPDSLPMDAAAPLLCAGITVYCPMKDHNLLEPDSAARKIGVVGLGGLGHVAVKFAKAFGHHVTVISTSPSKEKEAKVRLGADDFLLSTDAKLMQTRKRTLDFIVDTVSAKHSIGPLLELLKVKGTLVIVGAPEKPMELPSFPLIFGKRVVKGGIIGSIKETQEMMEVCGKRNIVCDIEVVQTEQINEALERLAKNDVKYRFVIDIAGK is encoded by the exons ATGGCTCAAACAACTCCAAACCACACTCAGACTGTTTCAGGCTGGGCAGCGAATGATTCTTCCGGCAAGATCACTCCTTACGTCTTCAAGCGAAG AGAAAATGGAGCGGATGATGTGACAATCGAGATCTTGTATTGTGGGATGTGCCATACAGACATACACCATGTCAAGAACGATTGGGGTATCACCATGTACCCTGTTGTCCCCGG gcATGAAATTACTGGGATCATTACAAAGGTGGGGAGTAACGTGAGGAAATTCAAGACGGGGGACAAAGTGGGGGTGGGGTGCTTGGCAGCAACCTGTTTGCAGTGTGAGTTTTGCAAGGACTCCCAGGAGAACTACTGCGATGAGGTTCAATTTACTTACAATGGCATATTTTGGGACGGCAGCATCACTTATGGCGGCTATTCCAAAATGCTGGTCGCAGATCAGAG GTATGTGGTGCGCGTGCCGGATAGCTTGCCGATGGACGCAGCGGCGCCACTGTTGTGTGCCGGAATCACAGTCTACTGCCCGATGAAAGACCACAATCTGTTGGAGCCGGACTCGGCTGCGAGAAAGATAGGGGTGGTTGGTCTGGGAGGTCTTGGGCATGTGGCTGTGAAATTTGCCAAGGCATTTGGTCATCATGTCACTGTCATTAGCACATCTCCCTCCAAGGAAAAAGAGGCCAAAGTTCGATTGGGTGCAGATGATTTCCTCCTCAGTACGGATGCCAAACTAATGCAG ACGAGGAAAAGGACTCTAGACTTCATTGTGGACACGGTCTCGGCTAAGCACTCTATTGGTCCCTTGCTGGAGCTGCTGAAAGTGAAAGGAACCTTGGTGATTGTGGGGGCACCTGAGAAGCCGATGGAACTACCCTCTTTTCCACTGATTTTCG GGAAGAGGGTGGTGAAAGGAGGCATAATTGGAAGCATCAAAGAAACACAAGAAATGATGGAGGTTTGCGGCAAACGTAACATCGTGTGTGACATCGAAGTCGTCCAGACGGAGCAGATTAATGAAGCACTGGAGCGCCTAGCCAAGAATGATGTCAAGTACCGATTTGTCATCGATATCGCCGGAAAGTAA
- the LOC140016154 gene encoding uncharacterized protein isoform X1 has product MTELNADNNLQSRDHNINTSILQSPSHPNTFQSSGIEDSTDGDIEDEELRRLLVPKIEDLPLTPPTAIQSNFITYYAPDFMKPGHDQYVHRHANGLCIVGLASTHVAFKDEGGITGVDFNVGKADRSGIKVTGKRKKNAQHFESNTALCKVITKDSSYIVRCCVKGSLLEVNERLMKQPGLLNSSADREGYIAIFMPKLVDWRKVEASFVGVEEYKRLRGIS; this is encoded by the exons ATGACGGAGCTGAACGCCGACAACAACCTCCAATCCCGAGATCATAACATCAACACTtcaattctccaatctccttctcATCCTAATACATTCCAAAGCTCAGGAATTGAAGATAGTACTGACGGAGATATAGAAGACGAGGAGCTAAGGAGACTATTGGTTCCAAAAATAGAAGACCTTCCTCTCACTCCACCAACTGCAATTCAATCCAACTTCATCACATATTATGCCCCAG ATTTTATGAAACCTGGGCATGATCAGTATGTTCATCGTCATGCTAATGG CTTGTGCATAGTTGGGTTAGCTTCAACTCATGTGGCTTTTAAGGACGAAGGAGGAATTACAGGTGTTGATTTCAATGTCGGAAAGGCTGATCGAAGTGGGATTAAGGTTACAGGAAAGCGGAAAAAG AATGCACAACATTTTGAGTCCAATACAGCATTATGTAAAGTAATCACCAAGGATTCTTCTTACATTGTGAG ATGCTGTGTCAAAGGGTCTCTGTTGGAAGTAAATGAGAGATTAATGAAGCAACCTGGTTTGCTTAATTCATCG GCAGATAGGGAAGGATATATTGCAATTTTTATGCCAAAGCTAGTAGATTGGCGTAAAGTTGAGGCTTCTTTTGTTGGTGTGGAAGAGTATAAGAGGTTAAGAGGCATTTCTTGA
- the LOC140016153 gene encoding UPF0496 protein At1g20180-like, translating into MIQIVKRWSRPDRLKFLFKKYNSRNGKTQDDRLMNKSNIVDEEYMEAFRTNSYIEICSEVQSQLARKSIDRLSSSPSLPQHLSQGVLEPCPQTPSNVNKGSANDLHQILSGFFKISSEACKTCELILRSIHETRAKYGTMKRVLNQLEQISDDDQQNELYRNLASFALLRNPLATITQAQFQHIHDDLHSALQRFTSKIKRIRRRRKFIRCSKRFARGTLIAASCALTIALPILVLHSAVGIVAAPALVACSLGACMKRIKQTKEWLVPETSLERFEAQLDTAAKGIYLIINDFDTMSRLMTLLHDEVEHSKFLANLCLSRRSNELLKEVIREFQINETGVLDELEELEENVYLCILNINRSRRLLVEQMEVG; encoded by the exons ATGATTCAGATTGTGAAAAGATGGTCTCGTCCAGACAGATTGAAGTTCCTTTTCAAGAAATACAACA GTAGAAATGGTAAAACGCAAGATGATCGCTTGATGAACAAGTCAAACATTGTCGATGAAGAATACATGGAAGCCTTTAGGACCAATTCTTACATAGAAATTTGCAGCGAAGTTCAAAGCCAGTTGGCAAGAAAAAGTATTGATCGACTGTCCTCGTCTCCCTCTCTTCCACAGCATCTCTCTCAAGGTGTGCTCGAACCGTGCCCACAAACTCCATCGAATGTCAATAAGGGCTCTGCAAACGATCTTCATCAAATTCTATCGGGTTTCTTCAAAATTAGCTCTGAGGCATGCAAAACATGTGAGTTAATCTTGAGAAGCATTCATGAAACTAGGGCTAAGTACGGTACAATGAAAAGGGTGCTTAATCAACTCGAACAAATATCAGATGATGACCAACAAAATGAGTTATACAGGAACCTGGCTTCATTTGCATTACTCAGGAACCCGTTAGCCACTATTACCCAAGCTCAATTTCAACACATTCATGACGACCTCCATTCAGCACTCCAAAGATTCACTTCCAAGATTAAAAGGAttagaaggagaagaaaattcATAAGATGTAGCAAGAGGTTTGCTAGAGGTACTCTGATAGCTGCAAGCTGTGCATTGACTATTGCCTTGCCAATACTTGTACTTCATAGCGCAGTAGGCATAGTAGCTGCACCAGCTCTAGTTGCTTGTTCCTTGGGGGCATGTATGAAGCGGATCAAGCAGACTAAAGAATGGCTGGTTCCAGAAACTTCCCTTGAAAGATTTGAAGCTCAACTTGACACTGCTGCTAAAGGGATCTACTTAATCATCAATGACTTTGACACAATGAGTCGGCTTATGACACTGTTACATGATGAAGTTGAACACAGTAAATTCCTAGCGAATTTATGCCTTAGCAGAAGAAGCAATGAGTTACTGAAGGAGGTCATAAGGGAGTTTCAAATAAACGAAACCGGAGTACTAGATGAATTAGAAGAGCTTGAGGAGAATGTATACTTGTGCATCCTCAACATTAACAGATCGAGAAGGTTGCTTGTTGAACAAATGGAAGTAGGCTAA
- the LOC140016154 gene encoding uncharacterized protein isoform X2, with protein MTELNADNNLQSRDHNINTSILQSPSHPNTFQSSGIEDSTDGDIEDEELRRLLVPKIEDLPLTPPTAIQSNFITYYAPVGLASTHVAFKDEGGITGVDFNVGKADRSGIKVTGKRKKNAQHFESNTALCKVITKDSSYIVRCCVKGSLLEVNERLMKQPGLLNSSADREGYIAIFMPKLVDWRKVEASFVGVEEYKRLRGIS; from the exons ATGACGGAGCTGAACGCCGACAACAACCTCCAATCCCGAGATCATAACATCAACACTtcaattctccaatctccttctcATCCTAATACATTCCAAAGCTCAGGAATTGAAGATAGTACTGACGGAGATATAGAAGACGAGGAGCTAAGGAGACTATTGGTTCCAAAAATAGAAGACCTTCCTCTCACTCCACCAACTGCAATTCAATCCAACTTCATCACATATTATGCCCCAG TTGGGTTAGCTTCAACTCATGTGGCTTTTAAGGACGAAGGAGGAATTACAGGTGTTGATTTCAATGTCGGAAAGGCTGATCGAAGTGGGATTAAGGTTACAGGAAAGCGGAAAAAG AATGCACAACATTTTGAGTCCAATACAGCATTATGTAAAGTAATCACCAAGGATTCTTCTTACATTGTGAG ATGCTGTGTCAAAGGGTCTCTGTTGGAAGTAAATGAGAGATTAATGAAGCAACCTGGTTTGCTTAATTCATCG GCAGATAGGGAAGGATATATTGCAATTTTTATGCCAAAGCTAGTAGATTGGCGTAAAGTTGAGGCTTCTTTTGTTGGTGTGGAAGAGTATAAGAGGTTAAGAGGCATTTCTTGA